One window of the Oncorhynchus clarkii lewisi isolate Uvic-CL-2024 chromosome 19, UVic_Ocla_1.0, whole genome shotgun sequence genome contains the following:
- the LOC139374110 gene encoding E3 ubiquitin-protein ligase TRIM21 — MALSGSGGFLSEDQFICSICLDVFTNPVSTPCGHSYCLNCISTYWDGGGGKTCVCPLCKESFRKRPELHINRTLKEITEQFKKMADGLDRGAMVFEGGIESQGWGGGGNEGVSYGVERPPVPPRPPGMGVMPGDLLLEMKTRFQRPSNSRTPPPVLHPHPPSPFSSNTTALSPPAPPVVPRRYTLSGPADSFTDAPLCPEHQRGLEFFCRTDQTCGCAVCMEGEHHGHQVIPAKREWLIKKSQLEITEAELRDMITQREKKVEDIRTSLENIQVCAEHETAGSMHMFSALVSSVERSQAELLEVIEMSQRAAQHRGQTLIRDLEQEISELRKRSATLTQLAQSDDYVLFFKTFSTPPQTRDWSDAVVTSDLTSGAVLLTVNQMVERFREQLKRLPEICELWLTVSLGRSSPKVRRVQEYAVDITLDPLTAHPRLLISDDGKQVRCWDRYQPVADGPERFDRVVCVLGRQAFSSGRHYWEVEVGGKTDWDLGVASHSINRKGKIIVSPAHGYWFLSLRDKNDYAFRTEPSTALGLNHKPNRIGIYVDCDKGQVSFYNVDAKMLIYTFTDSFSDVIHPFFSPCTNKSGRNEAPLIICPVSMPLVD, encoded by the exons ATGGCTCTCTCCGGGTCGGGTGGCTTCCTCTCTGAGGATCAGTTCATCTGTTCTATCTGCCTGGATGTGTTCACCAACCCAGTCTCCACACCCTGTGGTCACAGCTACTGTCTGAACTGCATCTCCACCTACTGGGATG gaggaggagggaagacgTGTGTGTGCCCGCTGTGTAAGGAGAGCTTCAGGAAGAGGCCGGAACTTCACATCAACCGCACCCTGAAGGAGATCACCGAGCAGTTTAAGAAGATGGCAGACGGATTGGACCGGGGGGCCATGGTGTTTGAAGGAGGGATTGAGAGTCAAGGTTGGGGTGGCGGTGGAAATGAGGGGGTGTCATACGGGGTTGAGCGTCCTCCGGTCCCTCCAAGACCCCCAGGGATGGGTGTGATGCCTGGGGATTTGTTGTTGGAGATGAAGACCAGGTTCCAACGACCTTCGAACTCCAGAACCCCTCCGCCCGTCCTCCACCCCCACCCGCCCTCACCCTTCTCCTCCAACACCACCGCCCTCTCGCCCCCCGCCCCTCCTGTTGTCCCACGCAGATACACCCTGAGCGGGCCGGCTGATTCCTTCACAGACGCGCCTCTCTGTCCTGAACACCAGAGGGGGCTGGAGTTCTTCTGCCGGACAGACCAGACTTGTGGGTGTGCAGTGTGCATGGAGGGAGAGCACCATGGACACCAGGTTATACCAGCCAAGAGAGAGTGGCTCATTAAGAag TCTCAGTTGGAAATCACAGAGGCAGAGCTGAGGGACATGAtcacacagagagaaaagaaggTGGAGGACATCAGGACATCACTGGAGAACATACAG gtgTGTGCGGAGCATGAGACAGCAGGCAGCATGCATATGTTCTCTGCCCTGGTGAGCTCTGTGGAGAGGAGCCAGGCAGAGTTGTTGGAGGTGATAGAGATGTCACAGCGGGCTGCACAGCACCGAGGACAGACCCTCATCAGAGACCTAGAGCAG GAGATCTCTGAGCTGAGGAAGAGAAGCGCTACCCTCAcccagctagcccagtctgacgACTACGTACTTTTCTTCAAG ACATTCTCCACGCCGCCTCAGACCAGGGATTGGTCGGATGCTgttgtgacctctgacctcaccTCAGGGGCGGTGCTTCTGACTGTCAATCAAATGGTGGAGCGGTTTCGGGAGCAGCTCAAGAGACTGCCGGAGATCTGTGAGTTATGGCTGACCGTT TCCCTGGGAAGAAGTAGTCCAA aggtgAGGAGAGTGCAGGAATATGCAG tggaCATCACCCTGGACCCCCTCACCGCCCACCCACGCCTGCTCATCTCCGACGACGGCAAGCAGGTGCGCTGCTGGGACCGCTACCAGCCCGTGGCGGACGGCCCCGAGCGCTTTGACCGTGTAGTCTGCGTCCTCGGGCGCCAGGCCTTCTCTTCGGGACGCCATTACTGGGAG GTGGAGGTGGGTGGGAAGACGGACTGGGACCTGGGCGTGGCTAGCCACTCCATCAACAGGAAAGGGAAGATCATAGTAAGCCCCGCCCACGGCTACTGGTTCCTGAGTCTCCGGGATAAGAACGACTACGCGTTCCGAACGGAACCATCGACAGCGCTGGGCCTCAACCACAAACCCAACCGTATAGGGATCTACGTAGACTGTGATAAGGGACAGGTGTCCTTCTATAACGTGGACGCTAAGATGCTCATCTATACATTCACCGACAGCTTCTCGGATGTCATTCATCCCTTCTTCAGCCCTTGCACCAATAAGTCTGGCAGGAACGAGGCGCCGCTCATCATTTGTCCTGTCTCGATGCCTCTGGTGGACTGA
- the LOC139374111 gene encoding adipose-secreted signaling protein-like: MATGRKGSTSKGGSVRFPDDEDAMGSPVHREDKAKDSSIPALPEPDGNFLVKVGFLRSLHRYEIVFTLPEVPVLGKDVCSLPSSSSPTPRPLLKVNRVTPTPEGGVKVTCEYTTHQEGVLQEELTLVSRGKKDQRLRVRLQARVMDRHHGTPMLLEGVRCLGAEKEKRK, translated from the exons ATGGCAACAGGCAGGAAGG GGTCGACCTCAAAGGGAGGAAGCGTGCGTTTCCCTGACGACGAGGATGCCATGGGCTCCCCTGTTCACCGTGAGGACAAAGCCAAGGATTCTTCCATCCCTGCTCTCCCAGAGCCTGATGGGAACTTCCTGGTTAAG gtaGGGTTCCTGAGGAGTCTGCATCGTTATGAGATTGTCTTCACCCTCCCAGAGGTGCCTGTGCTGGGGAAAGATGTgtgctccctcccttcctcctcatcACCGACTCCCAGACCCCTCCTCAAAGTCAACCGTGTCACACCCACACCAGAGG gtgGGGTGAAGGTGACGTGTGAGTACACCACCCATCAGGAGGGGGTGCTGCAGGAGGAGCTGACCCTGGTCAGCCGGGGGAAGAAGGACCAACGTCTGCGGGTCAGACTACAGGCCCGGGTCATGG atCGTCACCATGGTACTCCTATGCTGCTGGAGGGGGTGCGGTGTCTGGGGGCGGAGAAAGAAAAAAGGAAATGA